The Acidobacteriota bacterium region AATTCGTCCCAGTGTCTTCGAGCCCGATCCCGGCAAACCCGCCAGCGCCGTCATTGAATTTCGCGCTGGAACAACGGATATCTCATTCCATTGGGTCGATGGTGAGCCCACGAACGCCGAGTTGACGAGAATCAACGTATTCGACGCGAGCTGTGCTGCGGTTCAAGTAGAGCAAGATAACCGCCTGGCCTATACGCCGGAAATCCTTCTGGTATTCCAAGACCTAGCCGAGATATGCCGTGCCGTTGCCGCAACCCTCAAGGCCGAAAAGGAAGGACTCGAAAGCCAGCGACCTCCCCAAATTAGTCTGCTCTCCCTCCGGCCACAAACGGCAGCCGGTATCCTAGTACGCCACCTCACACCCCAAACGAAAACAGAGGACATCGATGCCATCTGTAACGTGAATGATGAGGATCGCGAACGTCACAAGATTCTTGTGCGCGCATTACAGGACAGTCCCTCCAGCCAAGCCGACCTCCTTGAGGCGCGCGCCCGTCGCTTGAAGGAGCTTGACGACCTCACCTTGAAACTTGAAAGGTCCTTTCGCGAGGCCGCCCTGAAAAGTTTTGAAGAACAAATTTCTGAAGCCGACGCTGCCGAAGAAGCAGCCAAAGCCGCCCGCCAATCCTTTGCTTCCAACTCCTCCCTCGCGGGACTCGGTGCTGATGCTTGGAAACAACTCTGGGAATCTGCCCGCCGGTATTCCGAAACAGTGGCGTATCCTTCTGAACCTTTCCCTGTTACGCGAGCAGAAGCGCGCTGCCTTCTCTGTCAACAGACAATTGACAAACGTGCTGCTGAACGCTTGACCAAGTTCGAGCAGTTCGTTCAAGATGACGTTCAGCAGCGTGCCGACACGGCTCGTGCTCACGTCGCTACTCAAGGAGTCCAACTTCAGCATCTCAAGATTCCGCTCTCTGGTACCCAACTGCGCGAATCGGGCCTGCAAGGTACGCCCTCAGCACAGACTGTTAGGGCTTTTATCGTGGCCGCAGGGCTCAGGCGGCGTTACCTGATTCACAGAGTCAGAGGGGCGCGTCCAAATCAGCCTCCAAGCCTCCCACCGCGCCCAGACCTTGGCAACATTCGCAGCGCACTGGCTGAAGAGATCAATAGCCTTCGCGCCGCCGCGCAAACTGATGAACGGCGGAACATACAACGTGAATTTGAGGAACTGGACGACCGTATCAAGCTTTCCCCCCTAAAAGGCATACTCAAGCAGGAGGTAGCGAGGCTCTTGTACTGTGCCCTTCTCGACCTCGCCAGGAGCGATTGCGATACTACTGGGATAACCCGCAAAGGCGGCGAAGTAGCACAGCTTGTTGTAACCGCACGTCTCCGAAGTGACTTTGCAGCTAAGCTCAGTCAGCTCGGGTTCGCTGCGCCTCCCGTCGATATTAAACTTGGAGCAGGTACTGTCGGCCAGCACCCATATCGTATCTCATTGATTGCCAAGGAAGACGTCCCCCCTTCGGAAATCCTAAGTGAGGGGGAAAAAAACTGTGTCGCCCTCGCTGGATTTCTGGCTGAGCTGGAAACAACGAATAGTGGATCCGGCATTATTTTTGACGATCCTGTATCGTCCCTCGACCATCACTACCGTCTCAAGGTTGCCCGCGTGCTCATCGAGGTGGCTAGGCACCGGCAGGTTGTGGTCTTTACCCACGACATAGTTTTCCTTCTTATGCTTACAAAATATGCTCGAATAGCTGGCATACGGCTCGCCGAAAGAAGCCTGAGACGCGGCAGCCCGGGCCACGGAGTCCCGGAAGAAGGCCCACCTTGGGTTGCCATGTCAGTCGCTAAACGCATCGGCGTGCTTCGTAACGAACTTCAAACCGCAGCGGCAATTCTGCGCAAGGGTGACCAACCTGCTTATGAACAAAAGGCCGAATGGATTTATAACCGTCTGCGCCAATCTTGGGAGCGTACCGTCGAGGAACTGCTGCTGAATCAAGTTGTTGTCCGTTTTGGAGATGGCGTGTCAACACAGCGACTCAGAGCACTAACCGATATCACAGAAGCTGATGTCCAGACTGTCGATTCCGAAATGACGTATTGCTCCAGCTATGTCCACGACGAATCAGTTGCCGTGAATACGGGCATCCCGAGTCCGAGTGTCGTCGAAGCAGACATCCAGCGCCTCGACGATTGGGTTACCATCCTTCGGAAGCGACGAAAATAGTTGGTAGCCACAGTCAGTGAAGTTCTGACTGTAGGTTCTTCCCGGCCAAAAGGCCCATGGACAGGAGGACGTTGTCCGGGCCTACCGACTACAAATGCCCCCTCACCCGCCGTCGTACCTCCGGCACCCTCTCCCCGTGGAGAGGGCTACAACGTCGAAGACGACGCGTGGACGCCGACCTATCCCCACAGAGAGGGCTGGAACGTCGAAGACGAGGCGTGGGTGCCCACCTCTCCCCCTGGAGAGGGCTCCAACGTCGAATGATGACGCGTCCCGCCCACCTCTCCCAACGGAGAGGGCTGGAACGTTGCGGGCTGCTTGCGAAGTGAGTCGTTACAAGAACCAGCCTGCTTGGAATTCACTTTGCCGCATACATTCCGAACTGCGGAACGTATGCGCTACCCACCTAAAAAACGCCCCTTACCCGCCGTCGTACCTCCGGCACCCTCTCCCCATGGGAAAGCGCTTGGAAGATTTGGGACGGCTGAATCCCACGGCTTGCGACGTGGGCTAAAATCTTTCGGCGCGCCGGGCCGAGGAAGGGGCGGAAGGCAGAAGACGGCGGCAGAGGAAAGCGGGAAGCAGAGAAAAAGGTGAAGGCCTGGGGTGAAAATACCCCCTCACCCGCCGTCGTACCTCCGGCACCCTCTCCCCCTGGAGAGGGCTACAACGTCGAATGATGACGCGTCCCGCCCACCTCTCCCAACGGAGAGGGCTGGAACGTTGCGGGCTGCTTGCGAAGTGAGTCGTTACAAGAACCAGCCTGCTTGGAATTCAATTTGCCGCATACATTCCGAACTACGGAACGTATGCGCTACCCACCTAAAAAACGCCCCTCACCCGCCGTCGTACCTCCGACACCCTCTCCCCCTGGAGAGGGCTTGGAATATTTGGGGCGGCTGAATCCCACGTCTCACGACGTGGGCTAAAGTCTTTCGCCCCTCCGGGGCTGAGGAAAAGGCGGAAGGCAGAAGGCGGCAGCAGAAGGAAGTGGGAAGCAGAGAATAAGGTGAAGGCCAGGGGCGAAAATACCCCTCACCCGCCGTCGTACCTCCGGCACCCTCTCCCCCAGGGGAGAGGGCTTGGAAGATTTGGGGCGGCTGAATCCCACGTCTCACGACGTGGGCTAAAGTCTTGCGGCCCTCCGGGCCTTGGCGCATGGCGACGCCCTCCGCGCAAGTCCGAAATTACCTGTTGCGCAGGTAACAATGTTCAGGGGTCGAACGCGGCGGGCAATGGAAGAGTTTATGAAATTATCGGCAGATCAGGCGTTATCCTGCTTCGTTGCTGAGAGATGCATTGCCGTTGTGAATTTTGGCACGCCGGTTGCTAGGATGCATAGCGCGGGCAAGATTTGGACTGCAGAACGTTTTCTCCGGCTCCTGGCAAACTTCTTTGCAGGAGGCCCATGCTGAATACTGGCTGCAGAGCAAGGAGCGCCTTATGTGTCCGAGAACTGAGATTGTTGAAACCCGGGTTTACCGTCGCGAGAGAGGCAAGGATGTTCTTTGCCGATTGATTTATGAAGTGACGCCGTTTCGGGATAATTTGCTGCGTTGGTTTTTGCTTGGCATCGAGGAACTGGAATGATAGTAGATTTCCGCAAGTGGTTTCCGGGGCCTCAGCGCTTCGAGCATCTCATAGTTAAGTTCTTCTCTGAACTGCCGGCACCAAACTCCCGTGTTGAAGATTGAGACGCCCGCCTGGGGCGACGCCCTCCTCCCGGCGCGATTTCGCCTCCCGAAGAAACGACAACCAGAAAATCACGGACCGTGGCGCGGGCCGTGGGCGGTGAGGCTCATCAATTTGCCGCCGGACGTTCTGGTGAGGCCGCGAAGGGCCTTCAGGTCCGCGGCGGTCTTTCGCAGTTCCAGACCTTTCAACAGCCAGTACGCTCCGAAAAAGAGAATTCCTGCCGCCTCCACCCAGAAGGTCCTGAACTCCGTCTTCATCACAGTATTCAAAGCGTACGCCACGACCATTGAAGCGATCATCGCCCAACCGATCAGCTTGTAGGCCAGCTTGAGATGGGCGATGACTTTAGCCGGGTTGCGCATGTCTGTGTCTTTGATGAGGTCCAGCGTGTTGTCTGCGCAAAACAGGGCCACAAACGCGATGCAGAGGAACAGGCCCACGGCGCACAATCCGTGCAGCGTAATCCAGGAGGGGGAAGCCGCCTCGGGAAAAATAGCGACGCCTACGGCCAGCAATCCGGCGATGTTCAGCGCCCAGTTTTCGGCGCGGCCGAAACCTTTATAGAGGTAGAGAAAGATGCCTTCCACAAACAACAGCCCGACAAACCAATCCCGCATGGACCGGCTGTCGAACCCCATTGCGTGGTAGTAGGCGCTCATCGAAGGCTGGAGCGGCAGCCGGGCATAAAGTCTTCCGCCAAGCCACAGCAGGAAAGGAAAAGCGATGCCAATGACAGCGATGCCCACGCGGATGTTGATGTAGGTGCTGAAAATGTGCTGCTGCAATTCTTCCGGCGTCAGGTCAGGTTCTGGGATTAAACGGAAGGCCATCGGTTCCTCCTGTCAAAACAAAATTGCGCCATCGCACTTTGTTCTGGTTTGGCAGCCGCAGGCGCGGCCCTTCAATGCCGTGGGTCGTCGGTCGAAATCCCTGAAATCCTGCTGCTCTACCCGTGCGCCGACGGTGAGCCAGGCAACGACGAGCGCGGATCCAAAGGCAGGCTTGGGCATAAAATCCGCCCCTGACAGGCCGCAATCGCCCGAGGGCGTAGTGTGCAGCGTCGTAACACTGGTGATTGCTGAGCCCGGAATCACCGATGTGTAGAACTCGGCTGCCTCCTTCGCCTATTTATCGAACTACGAATGCGGAGTGATTTTTTGCACGCCGCTATTTTATCACTCCCTCGAACCGCGCCACGAGCGGTCCATGCGGGCTACGGATATGTTGGCAAGGACTGGAGTGAGTTGGAAAGATATGCTTACAACTGAGATTATTTTTCGCCTTCCCAACTCTTTTTTGTCTCCTCCGGTGTTTGCGGTCAAGGATAAGCGCACCATGTTGCACCAGTAATTACTGTGCAGCCGCCCTTCCACGCGCATCAGGCCTCGTGTTGACGAGTATGCTCTTTGTAATCATTGGCATGCAACGATAGGTCGAGGTCACAAGCAGGTGCGGCGCAGCGCACTGAAATTTCCATCCAGGCGCGGTAAAGTGCGGGTTGTCAGGTGTATTGCTGCGCAGCGGTCGAAACGTGAAGTTTACTGTACGTTAACCCTTGCCGGCCACCCGCGGCAATCTGCTGTATGGAGGTGCCTGCGATGAAGACACTACGAAGTATGATTATCCCGGCCTCGGTGCTGATGATGTTTCTCGGCTTGGCGGCGGGAATGGAAGCACAGACTCTCAGGGTAACCAGTTTTGCAGGGAAATTTACTCTCCCCTTTATGGCCCAGTGGGGAAGGATGACCCTGCCTCCCGGCAACTACAATCTCTACTACGGAAATCTCGGCATGAGCGGGCCCCGCATGGTAGAAGTAGCTAATGAGGATTTGGGAGTCCAGCGTGGCTTGATTCTTCCCGTGGGGGAGGATATCCGTAAAGCGACGCGGAGCGTTCTGGTTTGCGTTCTCGAGGGCGACAAAGCATATGTCCGTTCGTTGGAGATGGCAGAGATTGGCCAGTCCATAAACTTTGAAAGGCCACACGGCGTGAGCGTTGATGCATGGATCGTGGCCGGCGAACAGATCCCCAACACAAACAGAGAGCTTGCTGAAGCACGCATAGCGATTGTGCCGGTGAAATAAGGAGTGTAATTCCAGACGAAACTCTTCGCTCCGAGTGGGGCCGAACTGCAGAGCTTGCTCTGACAAAGACGGCCCCTTCCTTGCTTTTTTGCTGCCGCCCCTCTCTTACGGAAAGAGCATGTGTTGCCGTCATCAGCCTTCGGCTCCTCCATATCTCAAACTTCTACCCGCCAGTTGCTCTGAAACCTTGAATATTCAATCTTGAATGAATGCCGCCCCCTGCCGCTGGCCGCCCGTCGGGCCAGGCGGTGAGAGCAGCCCATAGACGCCAATCGCGCCCTTGACGCCCACGTAAACGCGCCCGTTGACAACGGTAGGAATGTTGAAGTGCAGCCCCATGCCTGCGCGGTCGCTCGAAGCCTTCATCTTCACCTGCGAAGCGTTACGTGGTTTCATAAGGTCCTTTCGTTCCGCCTTGATTGCCGGCCTGCGTTGGGACGTTTCGCAGTTTCCGGATCGGCAAAGCGTCAACTTGCCGGCGTAGCGTTCATGCGATTCGAAGTTGGGTGCTTTTCCAATGGGTTCGACCAGAATTTGGGACGGGCTATACAAGACGCGATATTCCATGCATGGGAAGGCTGCATCAGTCAGCCCGGGAGCCAGGCTGAGATTTACGTAAAAACAAGGCTCAATGATTTCGATAAGATAATTCAAGTCAACAGGTTATGAGCCCAAATGGCCAGCCCTAAGGCTATAGAGCCATGCGTAGCGAATTGCGTTTTGGGTTTCGGACGGATGTCCGGAAACCCCTGGTGTATAGAGACTTGTTCCTTAGTATGTGTTAACTTGTTGATTTTGCTTTACGTATTGCGGTAAGATAATGGATGAGTCTGCCGTGAATGGCCCATACAGATCAGGGTCCGCCTGCAAGAGCATAGTTCCCGAACAATGGCGGAATGTTTGAATCCATTTGGCTTTTCTTTGCATCCTAAATATTGAGCAGGGGAGCCTGGTAGGGAATGGGCCAAATTTTGGACAGGGTACTGACCTTCTGCACTATCTAACTTCCACCACTTCTTTAAAGGTTACAGGGGGAAAGGTCTTGGGGAAAGGTGATCCCCAGTGGCTGCCTGAATTTGTGACCCTGAGAAGGAACCAATATGTTGGACGTCAAACTTAATTTTCGTCATCCGAGTGATACGGATGTTGTGGACGACGAGGAGCGTGATCTGCTCTCGGAGGAAGAGCCCGAACTGTCGCTGCGCGGCGAGGCGGATTGGGAAATTTCAGCCGAGGAAGAAGACACCGAATATGACCTGACGCCGGGGCCGCTGGAAGGCTCCATCGATCCCGTACGGACCTATCTGCGGGACATGGGCCGAGTGCCGCTGCTGAACCGCGCGGGCGAAGTACGCCTGGCGCAGCGGATTGAGCGGGGCCAGATTGTCGCCCGGCGCGCCATGTCGCGTTCGCCGCTGGTGCTGAAGGAGCTGATAGCTACCTCCAAGGCCTTGCGCGCGGGCAAGATATTGATCCGGGACATCGTCAATTTTGACGCGGAGGAGCTGGCGGAGCCAAAGCAACTTGCCGCGAAGACCCGCACAACCTTGAAGTCGCTTGATGAGCTGTGCAAATTATATCGACTGGCTTTGAGACAGGCTTCGGCCTTCGAGCGCGCTCCGAAATCGAGGAAGCGGGCTGTACTGCACGCTCGCTACCGCCTGGCGCGGACGCGCGTCCGCATGTCGCGGCTGGTAATGCAGCTTGACTTGAACACCCAGGAAACCGACCGGCTGATTGGCGTGGTCTCGCACGCCAGCCATCGCATGCAGGAGCTGCGACACCAGATTGACCGGCTGAAGACGCACAGCTCAGCACGCGGCCGCACTCCAGCCGGCGCGCGGAGCGAGCTCCGCCTGCACCAGCAGCGGCTGAAAGTGCTGGAAACTGAATCAGGTGTAACCGCACTCGAGATGAAGCGCACGTGGGACAAAATCCAGATTGGACAACTCCACGCCGAGCAGGCCCGCAAAGAACTGACCGAGGCCAACCTTCGGCTGGTGGTTTCCATCGCCAAGAAATACATCAAGCGAGGGCTGCATCTTCTCGATCTCATCCAGGAAGGGAACCTGGGGTTGATGAAGGCAGTGGAGAAATTTGACTGGAGGCGTGGTTACAAGTTTTCAACCTACGCCACGTGGTGGATCCGGCAGGCGATCACGCGCGGCATCGCGGACAAGGCCCGCACCATCCGCGTGCCGGTGCACGCCAACGACACCATCAACAAACTGGCCCGCGCGCGCGGCGAACTGACGCGCGAACTGGGCCGCGACCCCAGCATTGCTGAGGTTGCGCGGCGGGCGCAAATTACCGTGGCCAAGGCCCGCCAGGTGATGAAGATCGCCCAGCAGCCGCTTTCTCTGCATACTCCCATCGGCGATGACGGCGAATCGCAGTTGAGCGACTTTTTGGAAGACAAGCACACGCCCTCTCCTTCGGATTCTGCCATCCATGTGAACCTGAAGGAGCAGACGGCTTCCATGCTGAAAACGCTGACGCCGCGCGAAGAGCAAGTGCTGAAACTGCGCTTCGGGCTTGATGATGACCACGCCCGGACGCTCGAGGAAGTGGGCAACTGCCTCTCGCTTACGCGCGAACGCATCCGGCAGATCGAAGGGAAAGCCCTGCGCAGCCTGCGCTCGCCGTGGCGTGGCGGACGTTTGCGTTCGTTCCTTTCGGAAAACTAACTTTTCTTTCATTTCCTGCCTGACGCCGGGAAAAAGAAAATCTCAGGGGCGCACTGCCGTGCGTCCCTGACCCATCCAACCCAAAAACAGTACAGCACCATCCCCTGGGCTGCATCGTGGCGGGTGACAAAATGCCGTCTACCTGACGGAATGTAGACTTTTTTACATAGTCACCGAATCCTACAGATATTTTATCTAAAGATATTAAGCAAGTTACTAGAAGTACAGATTTGGAGTCTGGATTGCATTGGCCGTTACCATCTGGGCAAGCGGGAGATACGCATATGATTCAGGAAAACAGCGTCGTGATGGTATCCGGATCAGGCGAAGTTGCCCTTCCGCTCAGGAGGGCGCTGCACGATGCTGGAGTAAGCGTGCGCGTGGTGAGAAGTTGCGCCGAGACGGAAGAGATCCTGAACGGGCTCAGTGTTCCCTCAATGCTTTTCTGCGAAACCTCGCTGCCGGATGGCACCTGGGCTGATATCCTTGCGCTTGCCTCCGAGGCGCAAACGCGGATCCCTGTGGTGGTGGTGTCCCGCCTCGTTGACATCGACCTTTATATCAATGCCTTGGAGCATGGCGCGGCTGACTTCATCGTTCCGCCTTTCTGCCAGAAGGATGTTTCGTACGTGATGAGCTGCGCCGTCCAGAAGAACATGGCGGTCCAGTCACCTGGCGCCGCCTGAAGAGTTTGCTGCACCTGATGAAGTGGGCGAAAATCGCGGGTTAATTGTCCAGTTGTAAAGAAATTGTAAGAAAGCGGGCCTTCGGGGGCCTTTTAGCATCTAAGTGTTTATCAGGCACGATGCCGGATTGTTCAGGGAATTGGCGGCAGGCCCGGCATAATATCAGAGCTTGCACGATCCGGCCAGGCAGACTTTTTGCTGCCTGCAATGCAGGGACTCCAGTCGGCTGCTGAATAAGGTTGCCCGTCACGTTGCTCGCCAATCAGGTGAACGGGTAAATAAGGCTTTCCGGCGTGTGCGGGGCAGTGGGCAAGAGCTTTCAGTTTAATGAAATCGGGACGCCCGGGAATAAACCAGGTCCAAGGGAGGGAACTGGAGGCAAGGGTGGTCACCGGGCATCCTCAGTGCAGGAGGACGCGATGACGAAGACAAAATTGCAGAATAGCATTAGCGAAGCTTCAGCGGACGCGGAGGATTTGAGGCTGCTGCTGGTAGATGAGGACGTGAATGATCTTGACTATTACGCAGAAGTTCTGCGTTACCTGGGGTACAAGGTCGTTCCAGTGGATTCCTATTCGAGGGCGGCGGCCACTCTTGGTCGCGAGCGGTTTGACCTGGTGATTGTGGACCAGGGAAGCACCAACTTTGAGGGACGATCAGTGCTGAGCCGGGCGGTGGAGGTTGACCGCCGCGTGCCCGTGCTGGTGCTGACCCGGGCGGTGGATGCAGACTGCTGCCTTGAGGCGCTCGACGCGGGCGCTCACGAGTATGTCCAAAAACCCCTCACTACGGCCGAAGTACGTGAACTCGTGCGTGATTACGTCAGGACCCCGGTAGAAAAATTTCCGGACAGCGGCCCCTACGAGATGCCGCGGAATTATGCAAGTGCCGGCAGTTCAGAGGCCGGGGACGAACCTTTGCGCAGGGCATCCTGAGCGTTCGGAGCGCAGACGGGGCCTTTGCTGCCATCCCCAATGGCGGGCGCTGAGTTCCATACTTTTCAGGTCTATTGAACCGCCTCTGGCGCAAGCGGCGGCAGCGCGGAGTTGTGCTGTGCGGCGCGAGGCCTGAACCCGGCAAGACCCACTCGCAATCCATCCCACGGAGGAGATGAAAACCCGAAATGGCTACTCCTTTAACCATCCTTGGCATTGCTGGAAGCTTGCGGAAAGACTCCTATAACCGAGCAGCGCTGCGGGCCGCGAAGGAACTCGCCCCGCCGAATGTTACCATCGAAATTTTCGACCTCGATGGTATTCCCCCCTTTAACCAGGATGAAGAAGGACATCCGGCTGAGAGGGTTGTGAAGTTCAAGGAACGGATCCGGGCGGCGGACGCCATCCTGATTGTCACCCCGGAGTACAACTACTCCGTTCCGGGAGTGCTGAAGAATGCCATCGATTGCGCTTCGCGCCCTTATGGCGACAACGCCTGGGCAGGGAAGCCGGTGGCCCTCATGGGAGCTTCGATCGGCAGCCTCGGCAGCTCGCGGGCCCAGTACCACCTGCGTCAGTCGTTTGTTTTTCTGAACATGTATCCGCTGAACCAGCCTGAGGTGATGATCTCAAACGCGGCAAGCAAGTTCGACCAGCAGGGGAACATGATTGACAAACCCACCCGCGACCAGATTCGAAAACTTCTGGACGCCCTGGTGGACTGGACTTTGCTGCACAAGAGCAAGCAGGCGCCGGCGGGCGCGTAGGAGCGCCGGGCGTATGCCGCGCTACAGATCAGTGGCGACGGCGGTCTTTGTGCCGGTGATGGGCATGCGAAGGCGCGCGGCGGTGGCTCTCGGCCGGCGGTTGCCGGTAGAGCAGGGCGCGCTCGATGTTCATGCCCAGCTTGCTCATCTCTTCAAATCCCCTGGGCGTGATAAAGTACTGGCGATGGCGTTCAGTCGTGTCCTCCACGATCCACTCCAGCTTCTTCGCGGCATCGATAAAGACACTCCCAACGGTAAACGG contains the following coding sequences:
- a CDS encoding sigma-70 family RNA polymerase sigma factor, which translates into the protein MLDVKLNFRHPSDTDVVDDEERDLLSEEEPELSLRGEADWEISAEEEDTEYDLTPGPLEGSIDPVRTYLRDMGRVPLLNRAGEVRLAQRIERGQIVARRAMSRSPLVLKELIATSKALRAGKILIRDIVNFDAEELAEPKQLAAKTRTTLKSLDELCKLYRLALRQASAFERAPKSRKRAVLHARYRLARTRVRMSRLVMQLDLNTQETDRLIGVVSHASHRMQELRHQIDRLKTHSSARGRTPAGARSELRLHQQRLKVLETESGVTALEMKRTWDKIQIGQLHAEQARKELTEANLRLVVSIAKKYIKRGLHLLDLIQEGNLGLMKAVEKFDWRRGYKFSTYATWWIRQAITRGIADKARTIRVPVHANDTINKLARARGELTRELGRDPSIAEVARRAQITVAKARQVMKIAQQPLSLHTPIGDDGESQLSDFLEDKHTPSPSDSAIHVNLKEQTASMLKTLTPREEQVLKLRFGLDDDHARTLEEVGNCLSLTRERIRQIEGKALRSLRSPWRGGRLRSFLSEN
- a CDS encoding response regulator, translating into MIQENSVVMVSGSGEVALPLRRALHDAGVSVRVVRSCAETEEILNGLSVPSMLFCETSLPDGTWADILALASEAQTRIPVVVVSRLVDIDLYINALEHGAADFIVPPFCQKDVSYVMSCAVQKNMAVQSPGAA
- a CDS encoding response regulator, which gives rise to MTKTKLQNSISEASADAEDLRLLLVDEDVNDLDYYAEVLRYLGYKVVPVDSYSRAAATLGRERFDLVIVDQGSTNFEGRSVLSRAVEVDRRVPVLVLTRAVDADCCLEALDAGAHEYVQKPLTTAEVRELVRDYVRTPVEKFPDSGPYEMPRNYASAGSSEAGDEPLRRAS
- a CDS encoding NADPH-dependent oxidoreductase — protein: MATPLTILGIAGSLRKDSYNRAALRAAKELAPPNVTIEIFDLDGIPPFNQDEEGHPAERVVKFKERIRAADAILIVTPEYNYSVPGVLKNAIDCASRPYGDNAWAGKPVALMGASIGSLGSSRAQYHLRQSFVFLNMYPLNQPEVMISNAASKFDQQGNMIDKPTRDQIRKLLDALVDWTLLHKSKQAPAGA